One window of Vicinamibacterales bacterium genomic DNA carries:
- the hemL gene encoding glutamate-1-semialdehyde 2,1-aminomutase: MIGASPIAIEWEARALRISPGGVHSPVRAFKAMGMQPLAIAEAHGAHVTDLDGRRFVDWIGGWGPALLGHDHPAIAKAIVDAVARGVVFGLASSPEVELSERITARVPGCEMVRLVVTGTEATMSAVRVARAATSRPRLIKFAGGYHGHADMFLVSAGSGAATIGVPDSPGVTAGTAADTVVAEFNDLASVDRCFDRYPGEIAALIVEPVMGNMGCVPPAAGFLHALRERCTRHGAVLIFDEVMTGFRVARGGAAARFGVTPDLITLGKVAGGGLPLAAFGGRRELMNLVAPAGPVYQAGTYAAHPLAVAAGLAAFEAIDATPDLYEGLERTGEALESSLRQAIAAAGVAALVQRVGSMWTLFFSGGPVRSWADAAGVDREAYATFFRGMLARGVLLPPSPFESAFVSMAHDQAAIAQTVEAARMTFREMTR, translated from the coding sequence GTGATCGGCGCATCGCCGATCGCGATCGAATGGGAGGCGAGGGCGCTGCGCATCTCGCCGGGCGGCGTGCACTCGCCGGTGCGGGCGTTCAAGGCCATGGGTATGCAGCCGCTGGCGATCGCCGAGGCGCATGGCGCCCATGTCACAGACCTGGACGGGCGCCGTTTCGTGGATTGGATCGGAGGGTGGGGCCCGGCCTTGCTGGGCCACGACCACCCGGCGATCGCCAAGGCCATTGTCGATGCGGTGGCCCGCGGCGTCGTCTTCGGCCTGGCGTCTTCGCCGGAAGTTGAGCTGTCCGAGCGCATCACCGCGCGCGTGCCGGGTTGCGAGATGGTCCGCCTGGTGGTGACCGGCACGGAAGCGACGATGAGCGCCGTGCGCGTGGCGCGGGCCGCGACCAGCCGCCCGCGCCTCATCAAGTTCGCGGGGGGATACCACGGCCACGCCGACATGTTCCTGGTCAGTGCCGGCTCCGGCGCGGCCACGATCGGTGTTCCGGATTCGCCAGGCGTGACCGCCGGCACCGCCGCCGACACGGTGGTGGCCGAGTTCAACGACCTGGCCAGCGTCGACCGCTGCTTCGACCGTTACCCCGGCGAGATCGCCGCGCTGATCGTGGAGCCGGTGATGGGCAACATGGGCTGCGTGCCCCCAGCCGCGGGATTCCTGCACGCCTTACGCGAGCGTTGCACGCGGCACGGTGCCGTGCTGATCTTCGATGAGGTGATGACCGGGTTCCGGGTCGCCCGCGGCGGCGCCGCCGCGCGCTTCGGCGTGACACCGGATCTGATCACGCTTGGCAAGGTGGCCGGCGGCGGGCTACCGCTGGCGGCGTTCGGCGGCCGGCGAGAGCTGATGAACCTGGTGGCTCCCGCCGGACCGGTCTATCAGGCAGGAACCTATGCCGCGCATCCGCTTGCGGTGGCGGCGGGACTGGCGGCGTTCGAGGCCATCGATGCCACGCCGGATCTCTACGAGGGCCTGGAGCGCACGGGGGAAGCGCTCGAGTCGTCGCTACGGCAGGCGATTGCCGCCGCAGGCGTGGCCGCGCTCGTTCAGCGCGTGGGGTCGATGTGGACCCTGTTCTTCTCGGGTGGTCCGGTGCGGTCCTGGGCGGACGCGGCAGGGGTCGACCGCGAGGCGTACGCCACCTTCTTCCGAGGCATGCTCGCCCGCGGCGTGCTGCTGCCACCGTCGCCGTTTGAGTCGGCCTTCGTTTCGATGGCGCACGACCAGGCAGCGATCGCGCAAACCGTCGAGGCCGCCCGCATGACCTTCCGGGAGATGACCCGATGA
- the hemE gene encoding uroporphyrinogen decarboxylase produces the protein MNDRFLRACRRQPVDRTPLWIMRQAGRYLPEYRELRSRVEFLTLCRTPELAAEVTLQPLRRFPLDAAILFSDILLPLDAFGIRMTFSPGPKIADPIRSRAQVDALEAQPAAEVVPFVADAVRLLRRELEGKVPLIGFCGAPFTLAAYLVQGEGKEGFGAVKRMMFAEPATLEALLEKLAAAMVDYLRMQVEAGVQAVQIFDSWAGILGAADYDRFALPYVKQIIDGVRSLGVPIIYFVNGAPHLIEAAASAGAEVLGVCWRTPIDHVAARVGPAVALQGNLDPHALFADPAVVRARAADVLRRMAGRPGHIMNLGHGILPETPIASVEALIEEVHCFAVTEASCAT, from the coding sequence ATGAACGACCGATTCCTGCGCGCCTGCCGGCGGCAGCCCGTGGACCGGACGCCGCTGTGGATCATGCGCCAGGCCGGCCGCTACCTGCCGGAATACCGCGAACTGCGCAGCCGCGTCGAGTTTCTGACCCTGTGCCGGACCCCGGAACTCGCCGCGGAGGTGACGCTGCAGCCGTTGCGGCGGTTTCCGCTGGATGCGGCGATCCTCTTCTCGGACATCCTGCTGCCGCTCGACGCGTTCGGCATCCGCATGACGTTCTCACCGGGGCCGAAGATCGCGGATCCGATTCGGTCGCGAGCCCAGGTGGACGCGCTCGAAGCGCAACCGGCCGCCGAGGTGGTGCCGTTCGTGGCCGACGCGGTCCGCCTGCTGCGGCGCGAACTCGAGGGCAAGGTGCCGCTGATCGGGTTCTGTGGAGCGCCGTTCACGCTGGCGGCGTACCTCGTGCAAGGCGAAGGCAAGGAGGGGTTCGGTGCCGTCAAGCGGATGATGTTCGCCGAACCGGCGACCCTTGAAGCCTTGCTCGAAAAACTGGCGGCCGCCATGGTGGACTACCTGCGGATGCAAGTGGAGGCGGGGGTGCAGGCGGTCCAGATCTTCGACTCGTGGGCGGGCATCCTCGGCGCGGCCGACTACGATCGATTCGCGCTGCCCTACGTGAAGCAGATTATCGATGGCGTGCGGAGCCTCGGCGTGCCGATCATCTATTTCGTCAACGGCGCGCCCCACCTGATCGAAGCGGCGGCGTCGGCCGGCGCCGAGGTGCTTGGCGTGTGCTGGCGGACGCCGATCGATCACGTCGCGGCCCGCGTCGGGCCGGCCGTCGCGCTGCAGGGCAACCTGGATCCGCACGCCCTCTTCGCCGACCCGGCGGTGGTGCGCGCACGCGCTGCCGACGTACTGCGGCGGATGGCCGGCCGCCCGGGCCACATCATGAACCTGGGGCACGGCATCCTCCCCGAGACGCCGATCGCGTCGGTCGAGGCGTTGATCGAGGAAGTGCACTGCTTTGCCGTCACCGAGGCATCATGCGCGACCTGA
- the hemN gene encoding oxygen-independent coproporphyrinogen III oxidase encodes MRDLIGAAPSTLALLERYDRPGPRYTSYPTAVEFHEGVGDSHYRERLARVDADAQHPLSLYAHLPFCEARCAFCGCNVIITSHRDVAAGYLDALDQEIDLLAAELPRRRAVSQMHWGGGTPTYYEADQLARVFDRIHRHFTFTADAELGIEIDPRVTSVVHLRRLRALGFNRLSMGVQDFSPEVQHAINREQSHELTRSQIVEARAAGFSSVNVDLIYGLPLQTVDSFRRTLELTVALRPDRVAAYSFAFVPWMRAHMKTLANEEMPSARLKLELLALTIDAFVGAGYRQIGMDHFALPADDLGQAVERGDLHRNFMGYTVQKTPDMVAVGVSGIGEVHGAFVQNTKKLPEYYAAVGAGRFAIARGYELSADDLVRRQVIAGLMCTFRVDIRQIEADFGIDFSNYFAAELRELTAPESPSTDGLVAVGDASIDVTPLGRLFVRNVCMVFDRYLRARTEGPKPVFSRTV; translated from the coding sequence ATGCGCGACCTGATCGGCGCCGCGCCCTCCACCCTGGCGCTGCTGGAGCGTTACGATCGTCCCGGCCCGCGCTACACCTCGTACCCGACCGCCGTGGAATTTCACGAGGGCGTCGGCGACTCGCACTATCGGGAGCGGCTGGCCAGGGTTGACGCCGATGCGCAGCACCCGCTGTCGCTGTACGCGCATCTGCCGTTTTGCGAAGCGCGCTGCGCGTTCTGTGGCTGCAACGTCATCATCACCAGCCACCGCGACGTGGCGGCCGGCTACCTGGACGCGCTCGACCAGGAGATCGATCTGCTGGCGGCGGAGCTGCCTCGCCGCCGCGCGGTGTCGCAAATGCACTGGGGCGGCGGCACCCCGACGTACTACGAGGCCGATCAGCTCGCTCGCGTCTTCGATCGCATTCATCGCCACTTCACGTTCACGGCCGACGCCGAGCTCGGCATCGAGATCGACCCCCGCGTCACCAGCGTCGTTCACCTTCGCAGGTTGCGGGCCCTCGGCTTCAACCGGCTGTCGATGGGCGTCCAGGACTTCTCGCCGGAAGTCCAGCACGCCATCAACCGCGAGCAGAGCCACGAACTGACCCGCAGCCAGATCGTCGAGGCGCGGGCCGCGGGTTTCTCGTCGGTCAACGTGGACCTGATTTACGGCCTGCCGCTGCAGACCGTGGACAGCTTTCGGCGCACGCTGGAACTGACGGTGGCCCTGAGGCCGGATCGCGTGGCGGCGTATTCGTTCGCGTTCGTGCCCTGGATGCGCGCGCACATGAAGACGCTGGCGAACGAGGAGATGCCCTCGGCGCGGCTCAAGCTCGAACTGCTGGCCCTGACCATCGACGCCTTCGTCGGCGCCGGTTACCGCCAGATCGGCATGGACCACTTCGCGCTGCCGGCCGACGACCTCGGCCAGGCCGTCGAACGTGGCGACCTGCATCGCAACTTCATGGGCTACACGGTTCAGAAGACGCCGGACATGGTGGCGGTCGGGGTCTCGGGCATCGGCGAGGTCCACGGCGCCTTCGTGCAGAACACGAAGAAGCTGCCGGAGTACTACGCCGCGGTCGGCGCCGGGCGCTTCGCTATTGCCCGGGGCTACGAATTGTCGGCCGATGACCTGGTCCGCCGGCAGGTGATCGCCGGGCTGATGTGTACCTTCCGGGTTGACATCAGGCAGATCGAAGCCGATTTTGGCATCGATTTCTCAAACTACTTCGCCGCGGAGTTGCGGGAGCTGACCGCTCCCGAGTCGCCGTCCACAGATGGCCTGGTCGCCGTCGGCGACGCGTCGATCGACGTCACGCCGCTCGGCCGGCTGTTTGTCAGGAACGTGTGCATGGTCTTCGATCGGTATCTCCGGGCCAGGACCGAAGGTCCCAAGCCGGTCTTCAGCCGCACCGTATGA